The DNA sequence TAAATTATTATCAAAGGTTTCTAAAAAAAATGGACAACAAAAATCAAATCAAGCTTTTTTTACAAGATGCTTTAGGATGTGATATAGCTAAAGCAAGTGATCAAGATCTATATTATGCACTATTATCTTATGTTAAAGAGCAAACAGAAAAACTACCAACGCCTGATTTTAAAAAGAAAATATATTATATATCTAGTGAATTTTTGATCGGTAGAATGCTAGCAAATAATCTTATAAATTTTGGAATTTATAATGATGTTAAAGAGCTATTTGAGGCTAATGGTAAAGATATAGCTTTGATCGAAGAGTGCGAGCCAGAACCATCTCTAGGTAATGGCGGTTTAGGTAGATTAGCGGCGTGCTTTTTAGATTCAATAGCATCGCTAGCTATTCCTGCAACAGGTGTTAGTTTGAACTATCATTATGGTTTGTTTAAGCAAAAATTCAAAAAGAATCTACAAAAAGAAACACCTAATCCATGGATAGAAGACAAAGGCTGGCTTAATAAGAGAAAGGCTGCTTATAAGATTGATTTCAATGGTTTTAGTATACAATCTCAGATGTATGATATTGAGATGGTTGGTTATCAAAATAATTTTGTTAATAAACTATGCTTGTTTGATGCTGAGAGCGTTGACTCTAGCATCGTTAAAAAAGGTATATCTTTTGATAAAACAGCTATCGAAAAGAATGTTACGCTTTTTTTATATCCAGATGATAGCGATGAAGCAGGACATTTATTAAGAATTTTCCAACAGTATTTCATGGTAAGTAATGCGGTGCATTTAGTTTTTGCTGATATGGATGCTAAAGGCTACTCAATTGAGAAGCTTCATGAACATGCAACTATCCAAATTAATGATACACATCCAACTTTAGTGATTCCTGAGCTTGTACGTCAGCTTATGACTAGAGGGCTATCTATAGATGCAGCTATCGAAATAGTTAAGAAAACAGTAGCGTATACTAACCATACTATCTTGGCTGAAGCGCTAGAGAAATGGCCTCTAAGATATCTTAAAAAAGTACTAACTCAAGAGTTAATCGATATTATTAGATATTTAGATGCTAAAGTTAAGCTAGAGCATATCGATGAGAAATTATCTATCATAGATGATCAAAGTATTGTACATATGGCTCATATGAGTATTCATTATAGCTTTAGTGTGAATGGTGTGGCAGCTCTTCATACAGAGATTCTTAAAAATGATGAATTGAAACATTTTAATGATATTTATCCAAACAAATTCAATAATAAGACTAATGGTATAACATTCAGAAGATGGTTATTACAATCTAACCCTGAGTTAACAAAATACTTAGAAAGTGTTATCGGTGATAGTTTTAAAACTAAAGCTACTGATTTAGAAAAACTTCTAAAATTTGATAATGATGATACTTTAAAAGCTCTTGAAGATATCAAAAAGGTTAAAAAAGCACAATTTATTAAATTTGCAAAAGAGCATTATGGTGTGGAGCTTATCAAAGATGGAATATTTGATGTACAAATCAAGCGTATCCATGAATATAAGCGTCAACAAATGAATGCTTTGTATATAATCCATAGATATTTGCAGATCAAATCAGGTAAGCTTAAGCCTGCAAGAGCTGTTAACTTTATATTTGGCGGTAAGGCAGCTCCAGCTTATATTATAGCTAAGGATATTATTCATCTAATCTTATGCTTACAAGAGCTTATCAATAATGATTCTGATGTTAATAAGTACATGAGAGTATTATTTGTTGAGAACTATAATGTAAGTGTTGCTGAGAAGTTAATCCCAGCTGCTGATATCTCTGAGCAAATATCTTTAGCATCAAAAGAGGCTAGTGGTACAGGTAACATGAAGTTTATGCTAAATGGTGCTATCACATTAGGAACTATGGATGGTGCTAACGTTGAGATTGCTGAGCTAGTTGGACAGGATAATATCTATACTTTTGGTAAGGATAGTGACACTATTATCAATCTATACAAGACTAGTGGTTATATTTCTAAAGATTATTACAAGCAGCCTGCAATCAAGCCGATCGTAGATTTTATAGTTTCTAAAAAACTTGTTAAGCTTGGTAAGAAATCTAACTTAAAAGAGTTGTATAACGAGTTACTTAATAAAGACTGGTTTATGACTTTGATAGATCTTGTAGAGTATGCACAAGTTAAGGATCAAATGATCAAAGATTATGAGAACCGTAAAGAGTGGATGTCTATGGCTTTAGTAAATATTGCAAAAGCTGGGTTCTTCAGTTCAGATAGAACTATTGCTGACTATAACAGAGATATCTGGAAGATTTAGACTTGTATTACACTTGTGATATAAGGATGATTAGTGTTATGAATAATATGTCATTCTACGACTTGATCGTAGAATCCAATAATTAACTTAGCTTATAGCCAATGGATCCTATGGTCAAGCCATAGGATGACTGCAGTTGAGTTTGTCACTCTTAGAATATTTTAGTACTATTTGGTTACCGCAATGTGCATTTTTTTATGATGTAGAGAGAGTATATGAAAAAATCTGGATTATTATTAGCTATCTCAAGTTTACCAAGTCAGTTTGGTATTGGTGATTTGGGTAAAAGTGCTTATGAATTTGTTGATATTATAAAACAAGCAAATACTAAGATTTGGCAGGTGCTGCCACTTACACCACTAGGTTTTGGCAACTCTCCATATCAGTCAAGCTCTTCTTTTGCAGGTGATGAAATCTATATTAGCTTAGAAAAACTAGCAGATTATGGTTTGCTTGAAGAATCATCTCTTAAAAGTCTAAATGTAAACTCTGACAAAGTTGAATATGAACTTGTTCGTAATTTCAAAGATAAGTATCTCGAAGAAGCATTTAGCAATTTTCAAAGTTCAAAAGATAAGTTTGAACAAGAATATAATAATTTTATAGCTCAAAACTCATGGGTTAAAAATTATGCTTTTTTTAAAGCTTTTAGAAAGGCTAATAATAACCAAGCTTGGAATTTTTGGCCACAAGAATATAAAAACTGGATCAAAGATAAAGCTATAGAACTTGATCAATTTCAAAACGAGATAGATTATCAAATATTTTTGCAGTTTATCTTTTATAAGCAGTGGTTTGAGCTAAGAGAATATGCTAATCAAAATAATATCGAAATCATGGGTGATTTGCCTATTTATCTTGGGTTTGACTCTGCCGATGTATGGGAGCATCAAGATATATTTCTATTAGACGAGAATCTAAATCCTAGTTTCGTTGCAGGTGTTCCACCTGACTTTTTCTCAGAAACTGGCCAGCTATGGGGTAACCCACTTTATGATTGGGATAAACTCAAAGAAACAAACTTTGATTTTTGGATAGATCGACTAAATGGTAACTTCAAGCTATTTGATATCGTTAGGATTGATCATTTTAGAGCTTTTGATACATATTGGAAGATACCAGCAGGTGAAAAGACTGCTATAAATGGTGAGTGGGTTGAGGCTCCTGGTTATGATTTCTTTGATACAGTCTATAAGCGTATTCCGGATGCTAATATTATTGCTGAAGATTTAGGAGATTTGCGAGATGAAGTATTTGAGCTACGCGATCACTTTAATTTAAAGGGTATGAAGGTTTTCCCTTTTCATTTTGATCTTAAGACTGGTAAATTTATCGAAAGTGTCAACATTATCGCTTACTCAGGCACACATGATAATAATACTCTCAAAGGCTGGTATTTTGATGAGTTAAACCGCTATCAAAGAAAGCTCTTAAAACGATATTTTAAAGCAAATGATAGAAATATTTTTAGAAAGATTATTAAGTATCTGCTTAATTGTGATGCTGAATATGTAATCCTGCCAGTACAAGATATATTAGAGCTGGGCAGTGAGGCTAGACTGAATACTCCTGGTACTGTAGGCGAACCTAATTGGCAATGGAAGTTGGTTGATTTTGACTTATTAAGAACAGAAGTTTAGGACTTGAATAAGAGAAATAGTTATGAAAGTTAAACATTTCAAAGGCTTAAAAGACTTTAGATATTTTAATCAGATAAAAGAACTTAGAAGGATATATAAATATTTTCCTTATCTATATAAATATAATAACCAAGAGGAAGAGGATTATTTTGAAAGTTATTTAGTAATGAGCTCTGACGTTGATATTTTTTATGTTGAAGATAATGGCGTAATATTAGGAGCATCTCTAGGATGTCCAATATCTAAAAGTTTTGGTTTAACAAAACCACTTTTTGATATGGATATAAATATGGACAAGGCGTATTATTTTGCTGATATTATGATAAAGAAAGATCATTGGGGAAAAGGTATTGCGTTTGATTTATATCAGAAACATATAGGCTATGTAAAAGAAAATAATTATGAAAAGATATGTGCTTTGATAGTTAATCGAGATAATGATCCAAGAAAACCAGAATTTTTTAAAAAGTCAAATATTTGGCAGGTTAACAAGTTTGAGAAAACTGATAAAAATGTTGTATATCCTTGGAGTACATATCAGGAAGATGGTTCTGTCAAGCAAGAGATTAATCAACTAGACTTGTATATTAAAAACTTAAGATAGTTACTTAATAATATAAAATTGATACTTTTATATAATATTTATTGATATCTAAATATGATAAAATCTTTTACAAAATTATAATTATGTAAAAATTTTAATTAGTATGCTTACATTTCAAGAAATTATTTTAAAACTACATCATTACTGGGCATCTAAAGGTTGTGCTATTATTCAGCCACTAGATATGGAAGTCGGTGCTGGAACATTCCATCCAGCAACAACTCTAAGAGCGATAGGTCCAGAGCCATGGACAGCTGCGTATGTTCAACCGTCAAGAAGACCTACAGATGGTCGCTATGGTGAGAATCCTAACCGTACGCAACATTACTACCAATACCAGGTTGTGATGAAGCCATCGCCTGATGATATCCAAGAATTATATCTTGGTTCACTTAGAGAGCTAGGTATTGATCCATTAGAGAATGATATTCGCTTCGTTGAAGATAACTGGGAGTCGCCAACACTTGGTGCTTGGGGTCTTGGTTGGGAAGTATGGTCAAACGGTATGGAGATTACACAGTTTACATATTTCCAACAAGTAGGTGGACTGGAGTGTAAGCCTGTGATGGGTGAGATTACTTACGGTCTTGAGCGACTAGCTATGTATATTCAAAATGTTGATAGTATGTATGATATCTTATGGGCTAATACGCAAAATGGTCCTTTGTATTATCGTGATGTATTTATGCAGAATGAAATCGAAATGTCGACTTACAACTTTGAAGAGGCTAATGTTGAAGAGCTTTTTAAACAGTTTGATTTATTAGAAAAAGAAGGTTATAGACTAGTAGGAAAAAATCTACCAATTCCAGCTTATGAGTTTGTATTGAAAGCTTCGCATACTTTTAACTTATTAGATGCGCGTCATGCAATATCTGTGACAGAAAGACAAGGCTATATTCTACGAGTTAGAAAATTAGCTCTAGAAGTAGCTAAAGAATATTATAGCGCTAGAGAAAAATTGGGTTTTCCAGCTTTTAAAAAAGACAATTGATTAAATGCTTTCGCTAACTTACGATGTGAGTTTTAGCGACATACTTTTTGCAATAGCAGAAAAAGTATGCAAAACTGCTTAGCACATGTTCGCGCTTTAATGTAAGTCATTGGTGCCTACAAAACTCGCAAGCTCAGACAGTTGTAGTCACTGGATCAATGACTTTGACATAAGCTTGCCACAAAGTGCTTTAATGTGGTGAAAATTAAAATGAAAAGTATAAATCAAATATTAAAATTTCTAGATATTCAAACCTTATCTCAAAATAATTTTGAAATTGAATCGCTATCTTTAGATAGTCGTAAATGTGACGCAAAATCAGTATTTATAGCTCTCAAAGGGCTATCAACTGATGGTAATAAATATATTGATAATGTTTTAACTAAGGGTACAAAACTTATTTTGAGTGATAAACTACCCCGTCAATCTTCGATTGCCACCCCTTCAGTAGCTGAAGGGGAATTACCTAATATTCTTTATATTCAAAATTTAAAAGAGAAGCTATCGAATCTTGCTAAATGGTTTTATGATTATAAAAAACCTCAAAATATAATTGGTATAACAGGCACAAATGGTAAAACATCGATTTCTAGTTATATTGCACAATTGCAAAAATTAATTGGTCAAAAATCATTATTACTAGGTACAAATGGCAATGGGATTTATCCAGATCTACAAGAGAGTACCCATACGACATTAGATATATTATCTTTATATCAAACTATTTCATATTATAAGAATTATCAAAATCTTGTTATGGAAGTATCTTCTCACTCATTGGATCAAAAGCGCACCGAAGGTTTAGATTTTGATATTGCAGTATTTAGTAATCTTAGTCATGATCATCTTGATTATCATAAGACTATGGATAATTATTTTGAGGCTAAAGCAAAATTGTTTCAGTTTAAAAGCCTTAAAAAAGCGGTAATAAATATAGATGATGAATATGGTCTGAAACTTTGGGAAAATACCAATAAATCGTCATTCCGTCAGGCTCCGACCACGGAATCCATAGATACTAACTTAAAGTATAGTATTGAGATTATAACAGTCAGCTTAAAATCAAGAAAAGCAGATATTTATCTAGAGTCTAAGAGTATAGAGAATATGCAAACAAGCTTTGATTTATATATTTCTCAAAAGCATATAGGTACTTATCAAACATCTTTAGTTGGCGAATTTAATCTAATGAATTTAGGTTTGAGCTTAGCGGCATTAGATGATAGCTCTACTAGAGAACAACTTCTAGAAAATATTTCTAAATTAAAACCTGTAAAAGGGCGTATGGAAGTAATTGCACTAGTAAATGGTGCAAAGATTATAATTGATTATGCGCATACTCCAGATGCTTTGGAAAAAGCTCTACAAACTCTAGTAAACTACCATCCAAATAATCTATGGTGTATCTTTGGCTGTGGTGGCAATAGAGATACTACCAAAAGACCTATAATGGCTCAAATAGCAGAAAAGTACGCTAATAAAATAGTCATTACAGAAGATAATAATCGTTTTGAAAATATTGAAAGTATTTTTGATGATATCAAAAAAGGTTTTAGGCATCCTGAAAGGCATACTTTTATTCATAGTAGAGAAAAAGCTATCAAATATACTATTGAAAACTCGAAAGCTAACGATGTTATTCTATTAGCTGGCAAAGGACATGAGTGCTATCTTGATAAAAATGGTATTAAAGAGTATTTTGATGAGCGAGAAGTTATCGCTAAGTATAATTTTTAAGAAAAGATAAAATGACAAATTTAGAAAAGAAAATAAGTTTTATCCAAGAGATAGATAAGCTAAAAGGCGTATATCGTAGAGCATTGATAAAATGTGATAATAATCGTAGAGAGAATACAGCAGAACATAGTTGGCATGTAACTCTTATGGGCGTTATATTAGAAGAATATGCAAGTGAAGAGCTTGATATGCTAAAAGTGCTTAAGATGCTATTGATTCATGATATTGTTGAGATATATGCGGGTGATACTTATGCTTTTGATAATCATGCAGTACTTGAGGACCAGAACGCCAAAGAACTAGAAGCTTTAGAGAAAATATTTTCATTGTTACCAGAAGATGAGGCTAATGAGTATAAAGCTTTATGGCTTGAGTTTGAAGATAATCAAACAGCGGAAGCTAAATACTCAAAAGCTATAGAGCGAGCAGTCCCAGTTTTGCAGAATATGCAAAATAATGGTGGTAGTTGGGTAGCTTATGGCAAAGTGCCTAAAGAAAAAGTTATCAGTAGAAACATAGGATTAAAAGACATTGCTCCAGAGTTATGGCAATATGTAAAAGGACAGATTGATTTAGCTGTAGAGAAAGGGTGGCTTGTTTAAGCAAATATTTGTAGTGACAGATCAATGATCTATCACTATGATAGTTTATTTAAAGCTATTTCCCCTTCACACTTCGACTTCGCTCAGTGATCGGAAGAGGAATTTGATATGAGTCTTATGGAGAAAAAATGATCAAATCACTAAAACAATTAGCAACACAAGCTGGCTTAGAATATATCGGCAAAGATGTCTCAATTCAAATTGTTAGTATTAATTCTAATGAAATTAAACAAGATGCTTTATTTGTCGCGATTGTGGCTAATCGTGATGGCCATGAGTTTATTCCAAGTGCTATTAGCAATGGCGCAAAAGCTTTGTTAGTATCAAAAAAACAAGATATAAATATTCCACAAGTGGTTTGTGGTAATACTATTAAGGGTCTTCGAGCGTTAGCAAAGGAATATCGTAAAAGTTTAAAAATGCCTATTATCTCCTTGACAGGTAGTTGTGGTAAAACAACGGTTAAAGAAATGATTGTAACTCTACTTGGTGGTAAAAAAGTTCATTTTACACAAGGTAATTTCAACAACTATCTTGGTGTGCCTATGACAGTTTTAGAAACTCCACAAGATGTCGATTTTGCTGTGATTGAAACTGGTACAAGCGTTGCAGGTGAGATAAAAGCTGCTGCTGAAATTATCCAGCCTAAT is a window from the Francisella salimarina genome containing:
- the glgP gene encoding glycogen/starch/alpha-glucan family phosphorylase, which translates into the protein MDNKNQIKLFLQDALGCDIAKASDQDLYYALLSYVKEQTEKLPTPDFKKKIYYISSEFLIGRMLANNLINFGIYNDVKELFEANGKDIALIEECEPEPSLGNGGLGRLAACFLDSIASLAIPATGVSLNYHYGLFKQKFKKNLQKETPNPWIEDKGWLNKRKAAYKIDFNGFSIQSQMYDIEMVGYQNNFVNKLCLFDAESVDSSIVKKGISFDKTAIEKNVTLFLYPDDSDEAGHLLRIFQQYFMVSNAVHLVFADMDAKGYSIEKLHEHATIQINDTHPTLVIPELVRQLMTRGLSIDAAIEIVKKTVAYTNHTILAEALEKWPLRYLKKVLTQELIDIIRYLDAKVKLEHIDEKLSIIDDQSIVHMAHMSIHYSFSVNGVAALHTEILKNDELKHFNDIYPNKFNNKTNGITFRRWLLQSNPELTKYLESVIGDSFKTKATDLEKLLKFDNDDTLKALEDIKKVKKAQFIKFAKEHYGVELIKDGIFDVQIKRIHEYKRQQMNALYIIHRYLQIKSGKLKPARAVNFIFGGKAAPAYIIAKDIIHLILCLQELINNDSDVNKYMRVLFVENYNVSVAEKLIPAADISEQISLASKEASGTGNMKFMLNGAITLGTMDGANVEIAELVGQDNIYTFGKDSDTIINLYKTSGYISKDYYKQPAIKPIVDFIVSKKLVKLGKKSNLKELYNELLNKDWFMTLIDLVEYAQVKDQMIKDYENRKEWMSMALVNIAKAGFFSSDRTIADYNRDIWKI
- the malQ gene encoding 4-alpha-glucanotransferase; translated protein: MKKSGLLLAISSLPSQFGIGDLGKSAYEFVDIIKQANTKIWQVLPLTPLGFGNSPYQSSSSFAGDEIYISLEKLADYGLLEESSLKSLNVNSDKVEYELVRNFKDKYLEEAFSNFQSSKDKFEQEYNNFIAQNSWVKNYAFFKAFRKANNNQAWNFWPQEYKNWIKDKAIELDQFQNEIDYQIFLQFIFYKQWFELREYANQNNIEIMGDLPIYLGFDSADVWEHQDIFLLDENLNPSFVAGVPPDFFSETGQLWGNPLYDWDKLKETNFDFWIDRLNGNFKLFDIVRIDHFRAFDTYWKIPAGEKTAINGEWVEAPGYDFFDTVYKRIPDANIIAEDLGDLRDEVFELRDHFNLKGMKVFPFHFDLKTGKFIESVNIIAYSGTHDNNTLKGWYFDELNRYQRKLLKRYFKANDRNIFRKIIKYLLNCDAEYVILPVQDILELGSEARLNTPGTVGEPNWQWKLVDFDLLRTEV
- a CDS encoding GNAT family N-acetyltransferase: MKVKHFKGLKDFRYFNQIKELRRIYKYFPYLYKYNNQEEEDYFESYLVMSSDVDIFYVEDNGVILGASLGCPISKSFGLTKPLFDMDINMDKAYYFADIMIKKDHWGKGIAFDLYQKHIGYVKENNYEKICALIVNRDNDPRKPEFFKKSNIWQVNKFEKTDKNVVYPWSTYQEDGSVKQEINQLDLYIKNLR
- the glyQ gene encoding glycine--tRNA ligase subunit alpha yields the protein MLTFQEIILKLHHYWASKGCAIIQPLDMEVGAGTFHPATTLRAIGPEPWTAAYVQPSRRPTDGRYGENPNRTQHYYQYQVVMKPSPDDIQELYLGSLRELGIDPLENDIRFVEDNWESPTLGAWGLGWEVWSNGMEITQFTYFQQVGGLECKPVMGEITYGLERLAMYIQNVDSMYDILWANTQNGPLYYRDVFMQNEIEMSTYNFEEANVEELFKQFDLLEKEGYRLVGKNLPIPAYEFVLKASHTFNLLDARHAISVTERQGYILRVRKLALEVAKEYYSAREKLGFPAFKKDN
- a CDS encoding UDP-N-acetylmuramoyl-L-alanyl-D-glutamate--2,6-diaminopimelate ligase; protein product: MKSINQILKFLDIQTLSQNNFEIESLSLDSRKCDAKSVFIALKGLSTDGNKYIDNVLTKGTKLILSDKLPRQSSIATPSVAEGELPNILYIQNLKEKLSNLAKWFYDYKKPQNIIGITGTNGKTSISSYIAQLQKLIGQKSLLLGTNGNGIYPDLQESTHTTLDILSLYQTISYYKNYQNLVMEVSSHSLDQKRTEGLDFDIAVFSNLSHDHLDYHKTMDNYFEAKAKLFQFKSLKKAVINIDDEYGLKLWENTNKSSFRQAPTTESIDTNLKYSIEIITVSLKSRKADIYLESKSIENMQTSFDLYISQKHIGTYQTSLVGEFNLMNLGLSLAALDDSSTREQLLENISKLKPVKGRMEVIALVNGAKIIIDYAHTPDALEKALQTLVNYHPNNLWCIFGCGGNRDTTKRPIMAQIAEKYANKIVITEDNNRFENIESIFDDIKKGFRHPERHTFIHSREKAIKYTIENSKANDVILLAGKGHECYLDKNGIKEYFDEREVIAKYNF
- a CDS encoding HD domain-containing protein; this encodes MTNLEKKISFIQEIDKLKGVYRRALIKCDNNRRENTAEHSWHVTLMGVILEEYASEELDMLKVLKMLLIHDIVEIYAGDTYAFDNHAVLEDQNAKELEALEKIFSLLPEDEANEYKALWLEFEDNQTAEAKYSKAIERAVPVLQNMQNNGGSWVAYGKVPKEKVISRNIGLKDIAPELWQYVKGQIDLAVEKGWLV